In a single window of the Haloplasma contractile SSD-17B genome:
- a CDS encoding glycoside hydrolase family 13 protein, with amino-acid sequence MITREALLHIPKSNYSYGYDEDTLHIRVRAKKGEVKKATLRIGDPYIWEKGGAEGGNLNAGGYGWVSGEFIQMTKEVETDLYDYFITEYRPTKKRSRYAFVLENDDEEIVYGEKRIEVLTDENRLGKLQDIGNFFCFPYLNRIDVANTPKWVNDTIWYQIFPDRFANGNTDLDPEHVTPWGQDPKHEDFFGGDIQGIIDSLDYLHNLGINGIYLCPIFKATTTHRYDTLSYFDIDQYLGDKEAFKRLVDEAHKRGIRIMLDAVFNHIGFFSPQWQDVVKNNEQSKYKDWFHIHKFPVVDQPLEELNGNYLNYETFGRVANMPKINTENPEVIEYFLEVGRYWVSEFDIDAWRIDVANEVDHHFWREFRKAVRSVKPDVYILGEIWHDSLPWVMGDQFDAVMNYPLTDAINSYFSRSSMSAEDFKYAVNKVQVSYPLQVNEVTFNLLDSHDTTRIIDIANGNIDRVKLAYLFMFTQSGSPCIYYGDEVGLNGYKKEHGYEWNRQCMIWDEDKHNKDLFLFVQKLIKIRKDHPSLRSTHMEWVMTDNDTNVVMIKKETITIIFNNSEHAKYVHLPEYLAGTTVNDLFSDKKTSLTSSIGLKPLQYLVLEQK; translated from the coding sequence ATGATTACAAGAGAAGCGTTACTGCATATTCCAAAGAGTAATTATTCTTATGGATATGATGAGGATACATTACATATAAGAGTTAGAGCAAAAAAAGGTGAGGTAAAAAAAGCAACCTTAAGAATCGGTGATCCCTACATATGGGAAAAAGGTGGAGCTGAGGGCGGTAACTTAAATGCAGGAGGATACGGATGGGTCTCTGGTGAATTCATTCAAATGACTAAAGAAGTTGAAACAGATTTATACGATTATTTCATTACAGAGTATAGACCAACTAAAAAACGTTCTAGATACGCTTTTGTGTTAGAAAATGATGATGAAGAAATTGTGTATGGAGAGAAGCGTATTGAAGTACTAACAGACGAAAACAGACTTGGTAAACTTCAAGATATCGGAAACTTCTTCTGCTTCCCTTACTTAAATCGAATTGATGTAGCGAATACACCAAAATGGGTAAACGACACCATTTGGTATCAAATTTTTCCAGACCGATTTGCAAATGGAAACACTGATCTTGACCCAGAACATGTGACTCCTTGGGGCCAAGACCCAAAACATGAGGACTTCTTTGGCGGAGACATTCAAGGGATCATCGACAGTTTAGATTATTTACATAATCTTGGAATTAACGGCATTTATTTATGCCCTATCTTTAAGGCGACAACCACTCATCGCTACGATACATTAAGTTACTTTGATATTGACCAGTATCTAGGAGATAAAGAAGCATTTAAACGCCTTGTTGATGAAGCTCATAAGCGCGGTATAAGGATTATGTTAGATGCAGTATTCAATCACATTGGATTCTTTTCTCCACAATGGCAAGATGTTGTTAAAAACAATGAACAATCAAAATACAAAGATTGGTTCCATATTCACAAGTTTCCTGTTGTAGATCAACCACTAGAGGAACTTAATGGAAACTACCTAAACTATGAAACCTTTGGAAGAGTGGCAAATATGCCTAAAATAAACACAGAGAATCCTGAGGTAATTGAATACTTTCTGGAGGTTGGTCGTTATTGGGTATCTGAATTTGATATCGATGCATGGCGAATTGACGTTGCGAATGAAGTCGACCATCATTTCTGGCGTGAATTTAGAAAGGCAGTACGCAGTGTCAAACCTGATGTGTATATATTAGGAGAAATCTGGCATGATAGTCTACCTTGGGTAATGGGGGATCAATTTGATGCAGTAATGAACTACCCATTAACTGATGCCATTAATTCATACTTTAGTCGATCATCAATGAGTGCGGAAGACTTTAAATATGCAGTAAACAAAGTACAGGTGAGCTATCCACTACAAGTTAATGAAGTAACGTTTAATTTATTAGATAGCCATGATACAACGCGTATAATTGACATTGCTAATGGAAATATCGATCGAGTTAAACTAGCCTACTTATTCATGTTTACGCAATCAGGTTCTCCGTGTATTTATTATGGAGATGAAGTTGGCTTAAACGGGTATAAAAAGGAACATGGTTACGAATGGAACAGACAATGTATGATCTGGGATGAAGACAAACATAACAAGGATTTATTCTTATTCGTACAAAAATTAATTAAAATTAGAAAAGATCATCCTTCATTACGCTCTACTCATATGGAATGGGTTATGACAGATAACGATACGAACGTAGTGATGATTAAAAAAGAAACTATTACAATCATTTTTAATAACTCAGAACACGCTAAGTACGTTCACTTACCAGAATATCTAGCTGGTACGACTGTCAATGATTTATTTTCAGATAAAAAAACCTCATTAACATCTTCAATTGGATTAAAACCACTTCAATATCTTGTTTTAGAGCAAAAATAA
- a CDS encoding SDR family NAD(P)-dependent oxidoreductase, with protein sequence MKKTVLITGASSGFGYEFVKLFARDGFNLILIARSLARLEAIKKEFPEVNITVIKKDLIKPDAVKNLFDEINEKELTVDVLVNNAGFGLHGKFDQLDVEQQLGMIDLNIRALTELTHYALQGMKERNEGKILNVASMAAFQPGPSMAVYFASKSYVLSFTEALYEELRGTKLTLSTLCPGAAKTNFGSVAGVSETKMFKGAMDASRVAKQGYKGLMNGKRVIIPGKSNKLSAIASKLLPRSVTTKVVNSITNKK encoded by the coding sequence AGGTGCTTCTAGTGGATTTGGATATGAGTTTGTTAAATTATTTGCTAGGGATGGTTTTAACCTTATTTTAATAGCAAGAAGTTTAGCGCGATTAGAAGCTATTAAAAAGGAGTTTCCTGAAGTCAATATTACGGTGATTAAAAAAGATTTAATAAAACCGGATGCGGTTAAGAATCTGTTTGATGAAATAAATGAGAAAGAATTGACAGTTGATGTGTTAGTTAATAATGCAGGATTTGGATTGCATGGGAAATTTGATCAACTGGATGTAGAACAACAATTGGGTATGATTGACTTAAATATAAGAGCATTAACTGAGTTAACTCATTATGCCCTACAAGGTATGAAAGAACGAAATGAAGGAAAAATTCTAAATGTAGCATCAATGGCTGCCTTTCAACCAGGACCTTCTATGGCAGTATACTTTGCAAGTAAGTCGTATGTCTTATCGTTTACTGAGGCTCTCTATGAGGAGTTAAGGGGAACAAAACTTACACTATCAACCTTATGTCCGGGTGCAGCTAAAACTAACTTTGGTAGTGTAGCGGGTGTTTCTGAAACGAAGATGTTTAAGGGTGCAATGGATGCATCACGAGTAGCAAAACAAGGGTATAAAGGCTTGATGAACGGAAAACGTGTTATTATTCCAGGTAAATCAAATAAGTTAAGTGCAATTGCATCTAAACTTCTACCAAGAAGTGTGACGACTAAAGTTGTTAATTCGATAACAAACAAGAAATAG